The genome window TTATGTTGTCTTATGGTGAGAGTACTTATTTCTTAGGTTATTTGCAGCTTAATTTATATTCTAGGTATATTATCCCATATGTGAGGAATTTGAACATGCTCCTCGTCTAAGAAGAAAGAGCGAATGACTCtcgtataaaaaaaattatgattttaactTTGATCAATACTTTCTCTGTTAAACTTTTCACATAGAGTCTtcatagtattatttttttttgaaatcaattacatactccgtaattattagTTGTAGAGGTCACCATTCTCTATGTATTTTCTATAACACCATTTTCCTTAATCATGTCGTTTGTCTTTGACCCTTCGATTGATTCAATGGTCAtgaaaataatcataaattctactattgaaaatgatttttttcctaatttcccCTAATATTTTCTTTCATGACATAATTTAAAATCATTGACGCTTATAACTTGAGTGGTCCTACCGCTAGTTAAAAGGAAGTTAATTGTCCAATTAAAAAAGACAAATATTTGTCTGAGGCCTTTCACGAATTCTTGTTCAGAGATGCGTCAATacaagataaaatgtaatacttaattatactagcaaatgtaatactaaatcaggactaaaatgtttattatttatatatgtgaaaatttaatacttttgatatctctctctctctctctctctctctctatatatatatatatatatatatatatatatatatatatatatatatatatatatatatatatcaactaaTTTAATGCACTCAACTAACAATACTCATCACCTAATTGTATCCACTCAACTAATACTCATTTCATGAACAAATTTAATGCACACAACTAATATCATGACCCATTcatgaaatattataaacattcataaaatacactatcatttttaaaagtaGTGAATCGTCATTTCATCACATTTGCAggtacatattattttaatttacatcctTGTAATTCAAACTCACTTTAAAATTTGACTATCACATAaaaacttattttctttaattaataaaaaaataaaaaaaattaaaacaattttttaacaaaatataaatttaaaaataactaaatatatttctataattacataataagttattttgattttatataatataaatactaatacATTGACCTATTAAAAAATAAGTGAATCCATAATAAGACATTTTCAATCTTTTCAgaaagatttcaaatttcaaatcaactaaaaaacagtaaaaatagttaaatttcatttcatgggtcatatatatatatatatgatgttttattcttttattattttatcagtTTAGTACCACTTGGTATTTTGTATTATGTTTGTTGTCACTTTTTGATAATGGATGATGTTTCTCTTTTGTACTTTTGCTATAATTATATGTGCAGCTCCGATCCTCTGCTTTTCTTCTTCACATGTGCTTAATTAGTTTTTCCCTTTAAATAGAGAAGCAACTATTTTGAATTAGAGATCATCCATAATATGCAAAGCAAAACACAAGCTCTTGCATTATATCTAAAATCTCTCCCAATAGCTAGGAAGAACCCTAGTCAGGTCTAATTGTTGAATGTTCaaatattaaatcaaaattttttttattatgacaAACTTTAGGTACAATAGCTAGATAGCAAATAAGATTTTAAGAAAAGTGTGAGTTATATTGAAATGGATGATGGGCGCTCCATTACAGTGCACCTCCTGAACGGGCATGATTTGCAGAAAGACGGCGGCGATGATTGCCGCTCTTTTGGCTCCGCCTCTTTTCTGAATACATGTTTTAATGGAATCAATGCTTTATCTGGTATGTATAGTATAATCTAATTGTATATGTGGTTgatattatttgtgtttatttaGTCGTTCTAAATATGTTCCTATAGACTAATCATTAGTTATAACTTCCCACTACTTCCTTGCTGGCGGGGCAGGAATAGGGATACTTTCGGTGCCGTTTGCGGTGGCGGCGGGAGGGTGGTTGAGCTTGATATACCTCTTAATTATCGCCGCCGCGACGTGCTACACCGCCCTGCTAATCAAACGGTGCATGGACATGGACGCCGGCGTCAAGAGCTACCCCGACATCGGCGGGCGGGCGTTCGGGGCGGTCGGACGGGCGGTGGTGTCTTTGTCGATGAACGTGGAGCTTTACATGGTGGCCGCGGGTTTCTTGATCATGGAAGGGGACAATCTTAACAACCTGTTCCCTAGTTTCCGGGCTAAGGTTTTCGGCGCCGTCATTGGTGGGAAGCAGTGTTGGGTTATCGTTGTTAGCCTCCTCGTACTGCCCACTGTCTGGTTTAACGATTTGAGGATTTTGTCGTACGTTTCTGCCACCGGTGTTTTGGCTTCTTTTCTGCTTCTTGCGGCGGTGTTGTGGACTGCTGTATCTGATGGCGCCGGCGCCGGAGACTCGCCGCCGGCGAATCGTAGGGTTGTGAATTGGGGAGGAACCCCCACCGCCGTCAGCCTCTACGCTTTCTGCTACTGCGCTCATCCTGTTTTCCCCACGCTTTACACTTCAATGAAGAATCCAACACACTTCTCTAAGGTAAatatttttaagagttaatacgtCGATCAGGTTCAAATGGTATTAacttatatttttgaaaaaaaaaaaacaacaacaacaacaacaacatttttAGTTGGGAAATGGTAATAAGGAATTTGATGGAATTTTCCACTTGTTGTAATTTTAGTTATAAAAgagaaatttaataataattggtaTGGATCAATCAgaattagaataattatggTGAAAAAATTtgagtaaatgtaatattttaatctttgtAGTTCATTGTCATTGTCACCAGGCCAAAATGTAAATTCAATTCAGGTATAAATTTAGTCTTTCAAGACCAATTTGGTCCACTTAAAACTAAATTCACCATCaatatattactttaaaaaGTAATTGATCATAATTGGggataaaacaaatttataccGGGTGGTACCACTCTCAATATCATGTACTAGTATCATTTAATATGGATCATAGGTCTTATTTGGATCGATTTTGACACCTAAAGTAGGTTACACCCACtctatataaattaaatttatcatttcattattatatcgattttttcaaaatttgattaCTACAAGACTGTACTTTATATACTAACTCAtctcatttcattattattatattaaaatttttaaagttcaattacTACACGACACGACTTTATATACTAACTCATGAATTACGTGTAATAGGCAATTAGGAATAAGAAAACGACTCTATATGACAGCTCAATCGAGAGAGTCTTAGTAAGAATCGAACTCGTAATCTTATGATACGAGAATCGCATTCAATCCACTCGGGGACCCATTATTTTggcttctttttgtttttttttttaagtttcatTATGTCACAACATTATAAAGtgaattcaaagaaaaaaactttttgtttttctttgagtGATGAGGAAAACTAGCAAACACACCTCCAGAGTGTACATTGGCTAAACTCCCTTATAACTTTAGCCGACAAATAACTATAAAGATAAAACAACATTGCTTATATTTAACCCGTTCAAACCAATAATGTTAATAGGCACAACTTAGtaagaaaaacaaatattttttgaaaccTATGTTATAGTAGCTCCATTGctatatacatacaatataatattttgtacgAGTCAAACtctaatatcaaattaaaagatgTGTTCTGTCTAATATTCTCCCGGTCCGGACAGGTCCTGCTGGTTTGTTTTGCAGTGAGTACCTTCACCTATGCATCAATGGCAGTTCTGGGATATCTCATGTTTGGTTCGGACGCACTTTCTCAGATCACTCTAAACCTTCCGACAGACAAGATCAGCTCGCAGGTTGCGATCTACATAACGTTGGTGAATCCGATCGCCAAATACGCTCTAATGGTGACCCCAATCGTGAAAGCCATCGAAAACTCCTTCGCATTATCGGATTACGGCAAAAAGGGATTCATATGCGGACTGGTAATCAAAACCGGCCTAGTAATCAGCACCGTGATTGTAGCAATTACGGTTCCATTTTTCGGGTACTTTATGTCGCTCGTCGGAGCGTTTTTGAGCACGACCGCTTCTGTAATCCTGCCGTGCTTGTGTTTCTTGAAGATTTCTGGGATTCATCGTACGGCGTGGTTTGAGGTGGTCGTCATATGTGGGATTGTGGTCATGGGGGTTGGGTTCATGGTTGTGGGCACTTATACTGCTCTAATGGAGATTGTATGCAATTTGTGAGTGAACGGTTGGTTGGAAGGGAGAAATTAGGCCAAAAATGAATTGCAATCACtttaaatttcaatgtttggtttgcataaataaaattattattttttatttcaaaaaataaataaataaaattatttggaatTTCTGGTATACTTACGAATTGAAagagaataagtagtataaagtataaaatactcatacttactattattattattattattattattattataaatcgtaaatgaccaaattcaaattttgcttttgaaaatttatgtaaaATGTTGTATAAATAAACTCTAGAATTATACAACGAAAGCAATGAAATAAATAAGAGAGTTTTGataaaaacatatttgattgagGTATATATACCTACTGATTGATGTTCTGTGTTAAGAGTATAAGAAAGACACGTTATAATGAAAAAAGAGatgtcaaacatcaattttaggttgaaaagagagatagagatgcaattttgtctcaaagttgtttctttttttctctctaaaatcCATGGATTTGAAATGTGGTCATGCAAATGAGGGAATTTCAATTTCtcgaaattgcaattccctccaacaaAACGAAAGAATttgttgctttcaaaaaaaaaaaaaacgaaagaaTTTGCTTGGCATTAGGtgaaaattgaattgtaattctctcACTCCCAATCCCTCCGTAAATATTACTTCATTTgccccattttatgtgtctaatcAGTTAAACGAggtattgaaattatttttaattcaatttttatagtattaattattaagtttagtattaatatataccatttatatatttaaaatttgtattagaaatactattaaatatcaaaaaatataatttaaaaagtattatataaaattctcaaaaaaaaaagtattatataaaataagcaaaaaaagaaagattttgACTTGACGAATATGTAATCAATTGTTTCATCATTTCTTGTTTACGCCTTCACCTACCATGTATTCATTGAATTCACATGGGAACATTTCTATCACCTAGCAACCACTTGATCATTAATACAATTTTGAGTCactctcaataaaaaaaaaactcactaaTAACACGTGCTTTGGGCAAGCAAAGTGTAGACCCTTGAGAATTGATTcaagaatttaattaaaatgaggAAATTCTCACCTAAGTTAGTCTGATCATTTGACTTAGTAATTAcaatgttttaaatttgatttttcgtGATAATTGTCTCCgccttcatttttattttgaggTAATAAACTAAATGCCAGAAAAGGGCACGAGTAGTGCAGCTAGGGCGGTTTATATTTTGGTTTAGAGACTCGATGTCTATTAGTTTTCTATGTTTGAGTTGATTAATTATGAACAACTtaatctaatttatttttttgtagtcATTTGCAAGTTAGGGCGGTTGGCTAGGTAACCACAAGTTTAGTACGTTGTTTATGAACTTTATTGATTTGAGGCGGTCAATTATGGACAACTTAAgttggtttacttctttgtgGTCTTTTGTCAAATAGAATCACAAGGCCAAGcaaatttttcccaaaataatACATCTTCGAGTAGTAACACGTACAATTATGAACTTTCTAGTAAATCAAAGAATTTGATCAAAATTGAATAGacttatgcatatatatgtcataaataataataaaaaaagggattaatattctttttaggttaaaaaaaaaagatttacatattaaaaaatgcaaattttgaagaatttaatcaatttgatttttttgtgatCCATACTAAAAAAACTCACTAAAATTGTGCAACAAATTTGACCGAAAGATATTGGCTAGAAAATCATATGATCTACATTAGaaagattaataaaattatgtacaaactcaacaaaaaaaattgacaagaaTTAAATTTATGACATTTTAGTGAGAAACACACTTCATTCTcaaaggttgaatcctcaaCTCTAATGGCCCAAAAGTCCCGACCCAACATAACATCTGGGAAGATAAATGTAAATCAAACTAACTCAACTGAACCGTTTACTTACTGTGTAAAAGAAATCCCTCTCATTTTGAGAGATTACTCCCATACGGATATGACTTaattttttatccttttttttttaattttaccttTATAACCAATTGAATTTTCTCGTGCGGACAAGCTGAGACACATTCGCCAGCCTTGTAAGGGCATAATCTCCACGTgagcaattaattaataaatgctAGCCAActgacaaaaaaatttaaaagaaataaaaaaaaaaattctagagTTTGTGGAGCGTGATGGGCGTACCGGAAAAGGATCTCCGATTCATTGTCTGTTAATGTGAGCTAGCGGCATACAACAAAACCGCCATGGCCCGCCCTACATGATAGCTTCTGTCACCGGGTCCCATTACACTCTCCGAACAATTCCGACGGCGACGCCTCTTAGCTCAATATCGATCGCGTTTCTTCAGCCACCAATTTTCTTCCACGTGATTTTATTAATCCCGTTGCTCCTTTTTAGGAATAACGTCGAACACCTTGTGCTCCTTCTGTTTTAGgatctttttttttcctgtttttgATTGGACTTTAGAGGTGATCGATGGAGAGCTCAATTTGTCGGTCCACGGTTCCCCTCCTCGCATGTCGGCCCAGAAAATCCGTCCAGTCCGGAGGTTCGGCTGATTCTCTGATTGGATTTCGTAGGATTTTGGGTGATGATATCGGGAGGCTGTCTCTACGGCGTGGCCGTATTAGACAGCATATTTGCAGGATCGAACGTGTGAAAGCTACGGGTAAAAGCTCCGCCGGGGGAGATGCCGggaatggagaagatgaagaagaagaagaagaagaggatgcTCTGCAGGCTACGATTAAAAAGAGCCAGAAGGTACTGGCCATGCAGAAGGACTTACTCCGACAGGTTTGCTTTATTCTATCGTTATTCTTACTTTAGGAAACAGTGGCAGCATTTTTCTTTGGGATTCTTTGCAatgaaaacaaagaaagaaaaaaggccTTTTTTTCCCAAACACTTTAATGAAATGGGAGCCATacctttttgttttaaagaTTTTTGTTTTGCTCTAACAGTATTGCTTCTTATTCATCtacagtttaattttttttgaaatatacaGTTTAATTTGATATGTAATAAGTTTGATTTCGTATATGGAGGTTCCACATAGAAAAGTTTGATTCTTGGCATTcataattaattctttttttgatCATCAAAAGACATTGTTATTGTTCTTAAGTCTTGAAATTATGGGCATACGTGCAGATTGCTGAAAGAAAGGAATTAGTGTCTAAAATAAGAAGTGGCATTTTAGACTCAGAAGGCAGTGATGAAGATGGGAACGGCAGTTTTCCAAAGGTAGAATTGGCTCCAACAAGTGATGATGCTAAGGAAGATTCCAATGGAGTGTTATCAACAATGAGTGTTCAATCTACTGCTGATATGaaagattttggtgaaagtgcTCAAATAGGCATAAAAGACCTGCCTCTTAGGGAGGGATCCTTGGATGTAGATTCAgacaaaaaagttaaaaatggCACAGTGAATACGGTTCTGCCTAATGAAAAGCCTACTGTTCTATCAAGATCATCCGTTGTTCCAACTCAACAGACTTCTTTGGCACAGAAATCTTATAAACCAGAAAACACTACTTCAGAAGTTGCTAAATCTGCCAGAGTGGAACCCCTCAGCATGCATTCCAAAAAAGATTTGAAAGACTCTTATACAGGGAAAAGTTTATCCAATGTGCCCACATTCCTCTCAAAATCTTCTGCTTCATCTACTCCTGTGGAAGAGAAACATGAAGATCTTAGAGAATCAAGTGCAAAGGAGATACATAATGGCACTGAAGATTCTGTGAATGAAGACTTGAAACCTCCTCCATTGGCAGGGACAAATGTTATGAACATAGTATTAGTTGCCGCAGAATGTGCTCCATGGTGTAAAACAGGTATTCTTTGATGCTATGTACCACTGTTGATGGTTAAACTGAACTCGAGAGATTATATTCTCATTTGCATTAAGTAATACTTCTCCAAAGGACTATCAAGTCCCAGAATTAGTTGGACTGTCATAAATTTGCACAGAAGTGAATCTTTACTTGTTATTTATATGTTATTAGAATCACTGTGCAACCACCCACCAACCTAGTCTGCCCTTCCCAATTTTTGGTTTTACGATCAAAACAGAGAGCATATCTTATGCTTCATGTCCACATTTTTCACTCCATagcaaagtatatatttatacatacacaTTCATTTATGCAACATAACTGCACAAGGAACTCACCAACTGATGATGAGTTATGTTAGGTGGGCTTGGAGATGTTGCTGGCGCACTGCCCAAGGCTTTGGCTCGGCGTGGACACAGAGTTATGGtaaattttcttgaattcttcaATATGATTTTGATATATTCTGGACTTTCCATTAAAGTGACATGTAGTATGGATCAAcactaagattttttttatatttaaggaACTGTAAGTTTGATCGACTGGATAATTGCATTATTCtccaaattttttgtaatatattcAATGTAAAGGAGCAAAAAAGGTTATGCATTAGTGATATTGGAGTAGCTTATTCATTTGTCCTTTGAAACATTTAGGTTGTGGTACCTCGTTATGGTAATTATGCTGAACCTCAAGATACTGGAGTTCGAAAAAAATATGCAGTTGATGGTTGGGTAAGCAATTAGTATCCAAGCTTCATAATCATTTACCCTCACAAATGTCTAATAGGTAAATGATCTTCTCAGGATGTGGAAGTGGGTTACTTCCAAGCCTATATTGATGGTGTGGATTTTGTCTTCATTGATAGTCCTATGTTTCACCATATTGAAAACAACATATATGGAGGAAATCGTGTGGTATGCTTCCTCCTCCCAAGCATCTCTATTCATTGACTTTCTGGCTTTTGTGGTTTTACTTTAATACTTTATTAGACCTCCAAAGGATTATTCATAGACTATTGGTTAGTGGTGATATTAAATGTGATCTTACACTCCTAATGAGAACCTTTATAGGTCATTGCTGATGTAAGAAACTTGCTCACTACTTTCCTAATTTCTTCTCAATCTCAAAGAATGTAAAATTGGAACTTATACTGAATGCTAGTTTCATTACTTATTGCTTCTTATATGGCCTCTCCTGATCATTTCATTTGTTCTCTCAATTGATTTTTGTAATTACATATGATTGAGCCAGATGTTATGGACATCTagatattcttttttctttcaacGTCTTTTTGCTCTTCAATGCTCTTCATTGGTACTTAttgcttctttttctactttTGGCTGCTTTTTGTCGCAGGACATTTTAAAGCGCATGGTTTTATTTTGCAAAGCAGCTGTTGAGGTATGATTGAATCTGGTTTAAGGAACATTATTGTGGCTAATTCTTCCTGTCAATAGGAATATCATATTCTACTGTAGATAGTATTTCTATTGGTATTCCATGCTAGCTGTTTTCCGACTTTGAGTGGCATCTTGAAATTGTTTACTTACTGTTGAGCAGGCTCCTTGGCATGTTCCTTGTGGTGGTGTTTGCTATGGAGATGGAAATTTAGCATTCATTGCCAATGATTGGCACACTGCATTGCTGCCAGTGTATCTCAAAGCATATTACCGTGACCGTGGCCTGATGGAATATGCAAGATCTGTGCTTGTTATTCATAACATAGCTCACCAGGTTAATTTCATCTGAAGTTTTGAGAACAATTGTGtaacaatattttgtgtatcTCTTTCTTATTGAATTTGTCTCTGGATTCAGGGTCGTGGGCCTATGGATGATTTTTCCTATGTGGATCTGCCACCTGAATATGCAGACCTTTTCAGGTTGTATGATCCAGTAGGAGGTGACCATTTCAACATATTTGCAGCAGGTCTCAAGATGGCTGATCGTGTGCTTACCGTGAGTCATGGATATTCCTGGGAACTTAAAACCTCGGAAGGTGGGTGGGGTTTGCACGGGATAATAAATGAAAACGAATGGAAACTGCGTGGCATTGTCAATGGGATTGATACGGAAGAGTGGAACCCACTGCTGGATGTTCACTTGAAGTCTGATGGTTATGTTAACTATTCCCTGGAGACATTGCAGACTGGTAAACCTAAATGCAAAGCAGCACTGCAAAAGGAACTCGGTTTGCCTGTGCGCCCAGATGTCCCGCTGATTGGTTTCATTGGGAGGCTTGATCACCAGAAAGGCGTTGATCTGATAGCTGAGGCAATCCCTTGGATGATGGGCGAGGACGTGCAGCTGGTTATGTTGGGCACAGGCAGGCCCGACCTAGAACAGATGCTCAGGCAGTTTGAGTGTCAGCACAACGACAAAGTCAGAGGATGGGTGGGGTTCTCTGTAGCGACTGCACACCGTATAACTGCTGGTGCAGACATTCTGCTTATGCCATCAAGATTTGAGCCTTGTGGACTAAACCAACTGTATGCTATGTCCTATGGCACTATCCCCGTCGTCCATGCTGTGGGTGGGCTACGAGATACAGTCCAACCCTTCGATCCTTTTAATGAGACAGGACTCGGGTGGACATTCAATACGGCCGAGGCAGGGCAGCTGATCCACGCATTGGGGAATTGCTTGCTGACATATCGTCAGTACAAGACGAGCTGGGAGGGCCTGCAAAAGCGCGGGATGATGCAAGACTTAAGCTGGGATCATGCTGCTCAGAATTATGAAGAAGTTCTTGTGGCTGCTAAGTATCAGTGGTAAGGCTAAGGCTTTGCATTCAGGAAATAAGAATGTAGTGTCTGAAATTTTGAAAACTCAGATGGTAAATATAGTACAAGAAAGAAACGATTTTAACTTAGCAGAAACATACTAAATCTCAGCTTGCAGAATGCAGAAAAGCCATTTTCTCAACACAAATGAAGATTCTTGAATGAAGAGATCATCATTTATTTACTCTATTTGTTGTTTGGTCATACATACAACAGAATTTGGTAATGTATCAAGAACCAAAACAAATCATCATCACTTCATCAGCCCTTCTACCTAGATCACACCCAAAGCCAAAAGCAAAAAGGAAGGAGTTCAGAGAAAATAGGCCAAATATGACCGGAAAACTTCTTCGATGTGGGGGAAATCTCTCCCGGGATCTTTATGTATAGGAAACTCTCCTCTTCTGATCAAACTGCAGACACTGACCGTTTGATAAGAGCCCTGCAAACCCCTTGGAGAGGCATCCCTCAACAGCACATGGAGATTTCGGGTGCCCTATGGGGTTATTGTATTTACCTATATCCATGCAGTCATGTACACTTGCTAAAGGATTCTCTTCCGAGGTGAAATATTTGTTTGATGAACTCAAGTGCTTCTTGCAATGTACACTCGCATCGGGGTCATCACACCACTTCCTCTTAAAACCAGAAAAGATATTCAATCCTGAACATTAAACAAACATAATAAGATGGCAAGATGCATCAAGGAGATCCTATAGCACTATGAACTTTGATAAACAGTGACTTACCACGCAATGGTTGTTCATCTGATTGGTGGACTTCTGAATCACCACAATTGCAGACTGTATGTGGAGAGCCATTCGATCCACCAATCCTGCATTCCCAATATACCATGTCAAACTTTTCGCGCATTGCAAAAAATGCGGG of Ipomoea triloba cultivar NCNSP0323 chromosome 3, ASM357664v1 contains these proteins:
- the LOC116012556 gene encoding granule-bound starch synthase 2, chloroplastic/amyloplastic-like, whose protein sequence is MESSICRSTVPLLACRPRKSVQSGGSADSLIGFRRILGDDIGRLSLRRGRIRQHICRIERVKATGKSSAGGDAGNGEDEEEEEEEDALQATIKKSQKVLAMQKDLLRQIAERKELVSKIRSGILDSEGSDEDGNGSFPKVELAPTSDDAKEDSNGVLSTMSVQSTADMKDFGESAQIGIKDLPLREGSLDVDSDKKVKNGTVNTVLPNEKPTVLSRSSVVPTQQTSLAQKSYKPENTTSEVAKSARVEPLSMHSKKDLKDSYTGKSLSNVPTFLSKSSASSTPVEEKHEDLRESSAKEIHNGTEDSVNEDLKPPPLAGTNVMNIVLVAAECAPWCKTGGLGDVAGALPKALARRGHRVMVVVPRYGNYAEPQDTGVRKKYAVDGWDVEVGYFQAYIDGVDFVFIDSPMFHHIENNIYGGNRVDILKRMVLFCKAAVEAPWHVPCGGVCYGDGNLAFIANDWHTALLPVYLKAYYRDRGLMEYARSVLVIHNIAHQGRGPMDDFSYVDLPPEYADLFRLYDPVGGDHFNIFAAGLKMADRVLTVSHGYSWELKTSEGGWGLHGIINENEWKLRGIVNGIDTEEWNPLLDVHLKSDGYVNYSLETLQTGKPKCKAALQKELGLPVRPDVPLIGFIGRLDHQKGVDLIAEAIPWMMGEDVQLVMLGTGRPDLEQMLRQFECQHNDKVRGWVGFSVATAHRITAGADILLMPSRFEPCGLNQLYAMSYGTIPVVHAVGGLRDTVQPFDPFNETGLGWTFNTAEAGQLIHALGNCLLTYRQYKTSWEGLQKRGMMQDLSWDHAAQNYEEVLVAAKYQW
- the LOC116012500 gene encoding amino acid transporter AVT1I-like encodes the protein MDDGRSITVHLLNGHDLQKDGGDDCRSFGSASFLNTCFNGINALSGIGILSVPFAVAAGGWLSLIYLLIIAAATCYTALLIKRCMDMDAGVKSYPDIGGRAFGAVGRAVVSLSMNVELYMVAAGFLIMEGDNLNNLFPSFRAKVFGAVIGGKQCWVIVVSLLVLPTVWFNDLRILSYVSATGVLASFLLLAAVLWTAVSDGAGAGDSPPANRRVVNWGGTPTAVSLYAFCYCAHPVFPTLYTSMKNPTHFSKVLLVCFAVSTFTYASMAVLGYLMFGSDALSQITLNLPTDKISSQVAIYITLVNPIAKYALMVTPIVKAIENSFALSDYGKKGFICGLVIKTGLVISTVIVAITVPFFGYFMSLVGAFLSTTASVILPCLCFLKISGIHRTAWFEVVVICGIVVMGVGFMVVGTYTALMEIVCNL